From a region of the Balaenoptera musculus isolate JJ_BM4_2016_0621 chromosome 15, mBalMus1.pri.v3, whole genome shotgun sequence genome:
- the SPEF1 gene encoding sperm flagellar protein 1 isoform X2: protein MAGSVDEEALHQLYLWVDSIPLSRPKRNLSRDFSDGVLVAEVIKFYFPKMVEMHNYVPANSLQQKLSNWGHLNRKVLNKLSFSVPADVMRKIAQCAPGMVELVLIPLRQCLEEQQRRRKHGTSSLQELAPQDGTDYMDVGLSQKARGEGAPDPQGGGQLRVGRLPVPRPLGYSQALQGDRSFVLQIAEKEQELLASQETVQVLQMKVRRLEHLLQLKNVLIEDLSRRLQQAERKQRRMDCFPEPRSHMQRPGMHPKAVPDTRGGSALVLPVLGLGGVVPQLGPHP from the exons ATGGCGGGCAGCGTGGACGAGGAAGCGCTGCACCAACTGTACCTGTGGGTAGACAGCATCCCTCTGTCCCGGCCCAAGCGAAATCTCTCCCGGGACTTCAGTGACGGAG TCCTGGTCGCAGAGGTCATCAAGTTTTACTTCCCCAAGATGGTGGAGATGCACAATTATGTTCCTGCTAACTCTCTCCAGCAGAAGCTGAGCAACTGGGGTCACCTGAACAG GAAGGTGCTGAACAAGTTGAGCTTCTCTGTACCAGCTGACGTGATGCGCAAGATCGCACAGTGTGCCCCAGGCATGGTGGAGCTGGTGCTCATTCCACTGAGGCAGTGCCTGGAGGAGCAGCAGAGGCGCAGGAAGCACGGCACCAGCTCCTTACAG GAGCTGGCTCCCCAGGATGGCACTGACTACATGGATGTGG GTTTGTCCCAGAAGGCCCGAGGGGAAGGTGCTCCAGAcccccagggaggggggcagcTCAG GGTGGGCCGGCTGCCTGTGCCCCGGCCTCTGGGGTATAGCCAGGCGCTGCAGGGCGACCGAAGCTTCGTCCTCCAGATTGCTGAAAAGGAGCAGGAGCTGTTGGCCTCGCAGGAGACTGTGCAG GTCCTGCAGATGAAGGTGAGACGCTTGGAGCACCTGCTCCAGCTCAAGAACGTGCTCATCGAAGATCTCTCCCGGCGGCTCCAGCAGGCGGAGCGTAAGCAGCG GAGAATGGACTGCTTTCCAGAACCTAGAAGCCACATGCAGAGACCTGGCATGCACCCCAAAGCAGTGCCTGACACCAGAGGGGGTTCTGCCTTGGTGCTCCCTGTGCTGGGCCTTGGGGGGGTGGTCCCCCAGCTCGGTCCGCACCCCTAG
- the SPEF1 gene encoding sperm flagellar protein 1 isoform X1, with protein sequence MAKECSSSGVCWNFCLWLITDLAFLPHLHIILTPFHISTSPLGPTTLQTLILPSHPFLLPPLSSLPISTTSMSAPTPYPSVLVAEVIKFYFPKMVEMHNYVPANSLQQKLSNWGHLNRKVLNKLSFSVPADVMRKIAQCAPGMVELVLIPLRQCLEEQQRRRKHGTSSLQELAPQDGTDYMDVGLSQKARGEGAPDPQGGGQLRVGRLPVPRPLGYSQALQGDRSFVLQIAEKEQELLASQETVQVLQMKVRRLEHLLQLKNVLIEDLSRRLQQAERKQRRMDCFPEPRSHMQRPGMHPKAVPDTRGGSALVLPVLGLGGVVPQLGPHP encoded by the exons ATGGCAAAGGAATGCAGCTCCTCTGGGGTGTGTTGGAATTTTTGTCTCTGGCTGATCACTGATCTTGCTTTCTTACCTCACCTCCATATCATCCTTACCCCTTTCCACATCTCCACCTCTCCACTTGGCCCCACCACTCTGCAAACCCTGATTCTCCCATCCCACccattccttctccctcccctttcttccttacCCATCTCTACAACTTCCATGTCTGCTCCCACCCCCTATCCCTCAGTCCTGGTCGCAGAGGTCATCAAGTTTTACTTCCCCAAGATGGTGGAGATGCACAATTATGTTCCTGCTAACTCTCTCCAGCAGAAGCTGAGCAACTGGGGTCACCTGAACAG GAAGGTGCTGAACAAGTTGAGCTTCTCTGTACCAGCTGACGTGATGCGCAAGATCGCACAGTGTGCCCCAGGCATGGTGGAGCTGGTGCTCATTCCACTGAGGCAGTGCCTGGAGGAGCAGCAGAGGCGCAGGAAGCACGGCACCAGCTCCTTACAG GAGCTGGCTCCCCAGGATGGCACTGACTACATGGATGTGG GTTTGTCCCAGAAGGCCCGAGGGGAAGGTGCTCCAGAcccccagggaggggggcagcTCAG GGTGGGCCGGCTGCCTGTGCCCCGGCCTCTGGGGTATAGCCAGGCGCTGCAGGGCGACCGAAGCTTCGTCCTCCAGATTGCTGAAAAGGAGCAGGAGCTGTTGGCCTCGCAGGAGACTGTGCAG GTCCTGCAGATGAAGGTGAGACGCTTGGAGCACCTGCTCCAGCTCAAGAACGTGCTCATCGAAGATCTCTCCCGGCGGCTCCAGCAGGCGGAGCGTAAGCAGCG GAGAATGGACTGCTTTCCAGAACCTAGAAGCCACATGCAGAGACCTGGCATGCACCCCAAAGCAGTGCCTGACACCAGAGGGGGTTCTGCCTTGGTGCTCCCTGTGCTGGGCCTTGGGGGGGTGGTCCCCCAGCTCGGTCCGCACCCCTAG
- the SPEF1 gene encoding sperm flagellar protein 1 isoform X3, which produces MAGSVDEEALHQLYLWVDSIPLSRPKRNLSRDFSDGVLVAEVIKFYFPKMVEMHNYVPANSLQQKLSNWGHLNRKVLNKLSFSVPADVMRKIAQCAPGMVELVLIPLRQCLEEQQRRRKHGTSSLQELAPQDGTDYMDVGLSQKARGEGAPDPQGGGQLRVGRLPVPRPLGYSQALQGDRSFVLQIAEKEQELLASQETVQVLQMKVRRLEHLLQLKNVLIEDLSRRLQQAERKQR; this is translated from the exons ATGGCGGGCAGCGTGGACGAGGAAGCGCTGCACCAACTGTACCTGTGGGTAGACAGCATCCCTCTGTCCCGGCCCAAGCGAAATCTCTCCCGGGACTTCAGTGACGGAG TCCTGGTCGCAGAGGTCATCAAGTTTTACTTCCCCAAGATGGTGGAGATGCACAATTATGTTCCTGCTAACTCTCTCCAGCAGAAGCTGAGCAACTGGGGTCACCTGAACAG GAAGGTGCTGAACAAGTTGAGCTTCTCTGTACCAGCTGACGTGATGCGCAAGATCGCACAGTGTGCCCCAGGCATGGTGGAGCTGGTGCTCATTCCACTGAGGCAGTGCCTGGAGGAGCAGCAGAGGCGCAGGAAGCACGGCACCAGCTCCTTACAG GAGCTGGCTCCCCAGGATGGCACTGACTACATGGATGTGG GTTTGTCCCAGAAGGCCCGAGGGGAAGGTGCTCCAGAcccccagggaggggggcagcTCAG GGTGGGCCGGCTGCCTGTGCCCCGGCCTCTGGGGTATAGCCAGGCGCTGCAGGGCGACCGAAGCTTCGTCCTCCAGATTGCTGAAAAGGAGCAGGAGCTGTTGGCCTCGCAGGAGACTGTGCAG GTCCTGCAGATGAAGGTGAGACGCTTGGAGCACCTGCTCCAGCTCAAGAACGTGCTCATCGAAGATCTCTCCCGGCGGCTCCAGCAGGCGGAGCGTAAGCAGCGGTGA
- the CENPB gene encoding major centromere autoantigen B, translating to MGPKRRQLTFREKSRIIQEVEENPDLRKGEIARRFNIPPSTLSTILKNKRAILASERKYGVASTCRKTNKLSPYDKLEGLLIAWFQQIRAAGLPVKGIILKEKALRIAEELGMDDFTASNGWLDRFRRRHGVVSCSGVARARSRSAAPRPPAAPASPPTVPSEGSGGGTTGWRAREEQPPSVAEGYASQDVFSATETSLWYDFLPDQAAGLCGSDGRARKATQRLSVLLCANADGSEKLPPLVAGKSAKPRAGQAALPCDYTANSKGGVTTQALAKYLKALDTRMAAESRRVLLLAGRLAAQSLDTSGLRHVQLAFFPPGTVQPLERGVVQQVKGHYRQAMLLKAMAALEGQDRSGLQLGLMEALHFVAAAWQAVEPSDIATCFREAGFGGGPNATITTALKSEEEEEEEEEEEEEEEEEEEEGEGEEEEEEDGEEEEEVGEGEELGEEEEVEEEGDVDDSDEEEEEEEESSSEGLEAEDWAQGVVEAGGSFGGYGAQEEVQCPTLHFLEGEEDSESDSEEEEEDDDEEDEDDEDDDEDGDEVPVPSFGEAMAYFAMVKRYLTSFPIDDRVQSHILHLEHDLVHVTRKNHARQAGVRGLGHQS from the coding sequence ATGGGCCCCAAGCGGCGGCAGCTGACGTTCCGGGAGAAGTCGCGGATCAtccaggaggtggaggagaacCCGGACCTGCGCAAGGGCGAGATCGCGCGGCGCTTCAACATTCCGCCGTCCACGCTGAGCACCATCCTGAAGAACAAGCGCGCCATCCTGGCGTCGGAGCGCAAGTACGGTGTAGCCTCCACCTGCCGCAAGACCAACAAGCTGTCTCCTTACGACAAGCTCGAGGGGCTGCTTATCGCCTGGTTCCAGCAGATCCGCGCCGCCGGCCTGCCGGTCAAGGGCATCATCCTCAAGGAGAAGGCTCTGCGTATAGCCGAGGAGCTGGGCATGGACGATTTCACTGCCTCCAACGGCTGGCTGGACCGCTTCCGCCGGCGCCACGGTGTGGTGTCCTGCAGCGGCGTGGCCCGCGCCCGGTCGCGCAGCGCTGCCCCCCGGCCCCCAGCGGCGCCCGCCAGCCCGCCCACGGTGCCCTCGGAGGGCAGCGGTGGGGGTACCACGGGCTGGCGCGCTCGGGAGGAGCAGCCGCCGTCGGTGGCTGAGGGCTACGCCTCCCAGGACGTGTTCAGTGCCACTGAGACCAGTCTGTGGTACGACTTCCTGCCCGACCAGGCCGCGGGGCTGTGTGGCAGTGATGGACGGGCACGCAAGGCCACCCAGCGCCTGAGTGTCCTGCTGTGCGCCAATGCCGACGGCAGTGAGAAGCTTCCCCCACTTGTAGCCGGCAAGTCCGCTAAGCCCCGTGCAGGCCAAGCCGCCCTGCCCTGCGACTACACCGCCAACTCTAAGGGTGGTGTCACCACCCAGGCCCTGGCCAAGTACTTGAAGGCCCTGGACACCCGCATGGCTGCAGAATCTCGGCGAGTCCTGCTGCTGGCTGGCCGCCTGGCTGCCCAGTCCCTGGATACCTCGGGCCTGAGGCATGTGCAGCTAGCCTTCTTCCCGCCAGGCACCGTTCAGCCGCTGGAGCGTGGAGTGGTCCAACAGGTGAAGGGCCACTACCGCCAGGCTATGCTGCTCAAGGCCATGGCAGCGCTAGAGGGCCAGGATCGCTCAGGCCTGCAGCTAGGCCTCATGGAGGCCCTGCACTTCGTTGCTGCAGCCTGGCAGGCTGTGGAACCTTCGGACATAGCCACCTGCTTTCGTGAGGCTGGCTTTGGGGGTGGCCCTAATGCTACCATCACTACTGCCCTCAAGAgcgaggaggaggaagaggaggaggaggaggaagaggaggaggaagaggaagaggaagaggagggtgaaggggaggaggaggaggaggaagatggagaggaagaggaggaagtgggggaaggagaggagctgggggaagaagaggaggtagAAGAGGAGGGTGATGTTGATGACAgtgatgaagaggaagaggaggaggaggagagctccTCTGAGGGCTTGGAGGCTGAGGACTGGGCCCAGGGAGTAGTGGAGGCTGGTGGCAGCTTCGGGGGTTATGGCGCCCAGGAGGAGGTCCAGTGCCCTACCCTCCACTTCCTGGAAGGTGAGGAGGACTCTGAGTCAGAcagtgaggaagaagaggaagatgatgatgaggaggaCGAAGATGACGAAGATGATGATGAGGATGGTGATGAGGTGCCTGTACCCAGCTTTGGGGAGGCCATGGCTTACTTTGCTATGGTCAAGAGGTACCTCACCTCCTTCCCCATTGATGACCGTGTGCAAAGCCACATCCTCCACTTAGAACACGACTTGGTCCACGTGACCAGGAAGAACCATGCCAGGCAGGCAGGAGTTCGGGGTCTTGGACATCAAAGCTGA